A region of Micromonospora sp. WMMD882 DNA encodes the following proteins:
- a CDS encoding DUF402 domain-containing protein: MRFEPGRLVVHRNVRRGRIGWVRPARVVSDDDRGLLIWIARDTPVASEVHADGRGMRTMPFAEWITSPSYRSAHARWSGPPLLKFLPTGAAHSVWWFSDEQGRFANWYVNLEEPGVRWDDGHLAGVDVVDQDLDVVVRPDRSWQWKDEEEFAERLAFPEHYWVADEAAVRAEGKRAIALAEAGEFPFDGTWCDFRPPPEWAAPPALPPGWDRPPVR, encoded by the coding sequence GTGAGGTTCGAGCCGGGGCGGTTGGTCGTCCACCGGAACGTACGACGCGGGCGGATCGGCTGGGTCCGCCCGGCCCGGGTGGTCAGCGACGACGACCGGGGCCTGCTGATCTGGATCGCCCGGGACACGCCGGTGGCCAGCGAGGTGCACGCGGACGGCCGGGGCATGCGGACGATGCCGTTCGCCGAGTGGATCACCTCCCCGTCGTACCGGTCGGCCCACGCCCGCTGGAGCGGGCCGCCGCTGCTGAAGTTCCTGCCCACCGGGGCCGCGCACTCGGTCTGGTGGTTCTCCGACGAGCAGGGACGTTTCGCCAACTGGTACGTGAACCTGGAGGAACCGGGCGTCCGGTGGGACGACGGTCACCTGGCCGGGGTGGACGTGGTCGACCAGGACCTCGACGTGGTCGTCCGACCCGACCGGAGCTGGCAGTGGAAGGACGAGGAGGAGTTCGCCGAGCGGCTCGCCTTCCCGGAGCACTACTGGGTGGCCGACGAGGCCGCGGTGCGCGCCGAGGGGAAACGGGCGATCGCGCTCGCCGAGGCGGGGGAGTTCCCGTTCGACGGCACCTGGTGCGACTTCCGCCCGCCGCCGGAGTGGGCGGCGCCACCGGCCCTGCCGCCCGGCTGGGACCGCCCGCCCGTCCGCTGA
- a CDS encoding sulfite oxidase, translated as MTTVEDASRPSRLAGPDEGISLEELQLAARNHGLPLEALRYDVTPAGLHYLLIHYDIPALDPVTHTLTVDGAVARPLTLDLATLRDRPRVTRQVTMECAGNGRALLRPRPVSQPWLVEAVGNAEWTGTPLAPLLHEAGLDADAVDVVFTGADHGFERGVEQDYQRALPVADALRDEVLLAYEMNGAPLLPQHGAPLRLIVPGWYGMAHVKWLRGVTVLDRAFDGYQNAVAYRLRQEPDDEGVPVTRIAPRALVRPPGVPDFMSRTRVLRPGPCTVDGRAWSGYAPVVSVEVTTDGGGTWSPAVLDEPTGGEFAWRRWRYDWTAQPGRHVLGARATDASGRSQPVEQPWNRGGFANNLVQQVQVAVLPD; from the coding sequence ATGACCACTGTGGAGGACGCCAGCCGGCCGTCCCGGCTCGCCGGGCCGGACGAGGGGATCAGCCTGGAGGAGCTCCAGCTCGCGGCCCGCAACCACGGGCTCCCGCTGGAGGCGCTGCGCTACGACGTCACCCCGGCCGGCCTGCACTATCTGCTCATCCATTACGACATTCCGGCCCTCGACCCGGTGACCCACACGCTCACCGTGGACGGGGCGGTGGCCCGGCCGCTCACCCTCGACCTGGCCACCCTGCGCGATCGGCCGCGGGTCACCCGGCAGGTGACCATGGAGTGCGCGGGCAACGGGCGGGCGCTGCTGCGCCCCCGACCGGTCAGCCAGCCGTGGCTGGTCGAGGCGGTCGGCAACGCCGAGTGGACCGGCACCCCGCTGGCGCCCCTGCTCCACGAGGCCGGGCTCGACGCCGACGCGGTGGACGTGGTGTTCACCGGCGCCGACCACGGTTTCGAACGCGGGGTCGAGCAGGACTACCAGCGGGCCCTGCCGGTCGCCGACGCGCTACGGGACGAGGTGCTGCTGGCGTACGAGATGAACGGCGCTCCCCTGCTCCCGCAGCACGGCGCGCCACTGCGGCTGATCGTGCCCGGCTGGTACGGCATGGCGCACGTCAAGTGGCTGCGGGGCGTCACCGTGCTCGACCGGGCGTTCGACGGCTACCAGAACGCGGTGGCCTACCGGCTGCGCCAGGAGCCCGACGACGAGGGCGTGCCGGTCACCCGGATCGCGCCCCGGGCCCTGGTCCGGCCGCCCGGCGTGCCCGACTTCATGTCCCGGACGCGGGTGCTGCGGCCCGGTCCCTGCACGGTGGACGGTCGGGCCTGGTCCGGGTACGCGCCGGTGGTCTCCGTGGAGGTCACCACCGACGGGGGCGGCACCTGGTCGCCGGCCGTCCTGGACGAGCCGACCGGCGGCGAGTTCGCCTGGCGGCGCTGGCGGTACGACTGGACGGCGCAGCCTGGACGGCACGTGCTGGGCGCCCGGGCCACCGACGCGTCGGGGCGGAGCCAACCGGTCGAGCAGCCGTGGAACCGGGGCGGCTTCGCCAACAACCTGGTGCAGCAGGTGCAGGTCGCCGTCCTGCCAGACTGA
- the proS gene encoding proline--tRNA ligase, giving the protein MARVLTPRAEDFPRWYQDLIAKAKLADNGPVRGTMVIRPAGYAIWERMQAEMDARIKDAGAENAYFPLFIPESYLKREAEHVEGFSPELAVVTHGGGKQLAEPIVVRPTSETVIGEFMAKWVDSYRDLPLLLNQWANVVRWELRPRIFLRTSEFLWQEGHTAHATRDDARAYARRILHEAYEDLMVNVLAIPVQVGLKTARERFAGATATYTCEGMMGDGKALQLGTSHELGQNFARAFDITYSSAEGGREHAWTTSWGTSTRMLGGLIMCHGDDNGLRVPPRLAPVQAYVMVVKDGPGVVEAAAKLRDGLREAGVRVALDDRVDTPFGRRAVDAELRGHPVRVEVGPRDLAAGNAVVVRRTDGSKTPTPVDEVVGAVRAALAADQQALLDEARAHRAARTVEVGTLAEAIEAAATGWARVPWSAVGVAGETEANGQGVTVRCLVRADGSVPDSEDEPDLVAVLARAY; this is encoded by the coding sequence ATGGCACGCGTGCTCACTCCCCGTGCGGAGGACTTCCCCCGCTGGTACCAGGACCTGATCGCCAAGGCGAAGCTCGCCGACAACGGGCCGGTGCGGGGCACCATGGTCATCCGACCGGCCGGCTACGCCATCTGGGAACGGATGCAGGCCGAGATGGACGCCCGGATCAAGGACGCCGGGGCGGAGAACGCGTACTTCCCGCTGTTCATCCCGGAGAGCTACCTCAAGCGGGAGGCCGAGCACGTCGAGGGCTTCTCGCCCGAGCTGGCGGTGGTCACCCACGGTGGCGGCAAGCAGCTCGCCGAGCCGATCGTGGTGCGGCCGACCAGCGAGACGGTGATCGGCGAGTTCATGGCCAAGTGGGTCGACTCGTACCGGGACCTCCCGCTGCTGCTCAACCAGTGGGCCAACGTGGTCCGCTGGGAGCTGCGCCCCCGGATCTTCCTGCGCACCAGCGAGTTCCTCTGGCAGGAGGGGCACACCGCGCACGCCACCCGGGACGACGCCCGCGCGTACGCCCGCCGGATCCTGCACGAGGCGTACGAGGACCTGATGGTCAACGTGCTCGCCATCCCGGTGCAGGTGGGGCTGAAGACCGCCCGGGAGCGGTTCGCCGGGGCGACCGCCACCTACACCTGCGAAGGCATGATGGGCGACGGCAAGGCGCTCCAACTGGGCACCAGCCACGAGCTGGGGCAGAACTTCGCCAGGGCGTTCGACATCACCTACTCCTCCGCCGAGGGCGGCCGGGAACACGCCTGGACGACCTCCTGGGGCACCTCCACCCGGATGCTGGGCGGCCTGATCATGTGCCACGGCGACGACAACGGCCTGCGTGTCCCACCGCGGCTCGCGCCCGTCCAGGCGTACGTGATGGTGGTCAAGGACGGCCCCGGCGTCGTCGAGGCGGCGGCCAAGCTGCGCGACGGCCTGCGCGAGGCCGGCGTCCGGGTGGCGCTCGACGACCGGGTCGACACGCCGTTCGGTCGCCGGGCCGTCGACGCCGAGCTGCGCGGCCACCCGGTACGCGTCGAGGTCGGCCCCCGTGACCTGGCCGCCGGCAACGCGGTGGTGGTCCGGCGCACCGACGGCTCGAAGACCCCGACGCCGGTGGACGAGGTGGTCGGCGCGGTACGCGCCGCCCTGGCGGCCGACCAGCAGGCGCTGCTCGACGAGGCGCGCGCCCACCGGGCGGCCCGCACGGTCGAGGTGGGCACGCTCGCCGAGGCGATCGAGGCCGCCGCCACCGGCTGGGCCCGGGTGCCGTGGTCGGCTGTGGGCGTCGCCGGGGAGACCGAGGCCAACGGCCAGGGCGTGACCGTGCGCTGCCTGGTCCGCGCGGACGGCTCCGTCCCGGACTCCGAGGACGAGCCCGACCTGGTCGCCGTGCTCGCCCGCGCCTACTGA
- a CDS encoding RNA-binding protein gives MALRPALEHLVKGIVDNPDDVRVRLVDSRRGKRLEVRVHPEDLGTVIGRSGRTAKALRQVIGSIGGRGVRVDIVDSY, from the coding sequence GTGGCGCTCCGTCCGGCCCTGGAGCACCTGGTCAAGGGCATCGTCGACAATCCGGACGACGTGCGTGTCCGGCTGGTCGACTCCCGGCGGGGCAAGCGGCTCGAGGTCCGCGTGCACCCCGAGGACCTGGGCACGGTGATCGGGCGGTCCGGCCGGACCGCCAAGGCGCTGCGCCAGGTGATCGGCTCCATCGGCGGGCGCGGGGTTCGCGTCGACATCGTCGACTCGTACTGA
- a CDS encoding NUDIX domain-containing protein, translating to MTVHTPRRAARVLLVDAAGRVLLFHGVDPARPGVAYWFTPGGGLEPGEAPAAAAARELAEETGLRLTPAELGPPVWQETVEFPFGGVRYRQEQEFFLVRVPAWEVDTTGFDDVERACVTGHRWWTPAELTATAERYHPVDLPAVLARVLGGDVTC from the coding sequence GTGACCGTCCACACCCCCCGACGTGCCGCGCGGGTCCTCCTCGTCGACGCGGCCGGACGGGTCCTGCTCTTCCACGGCGTCGACCCGGCCCGACCCGGCGTCGCGTACTGGTTCACCCCCGGGGGTGGGCTGGAGCCCGGCGAGGCGCCGGCCGCCGCTGCGGCCCGGGAGCTGGCCGAGGAGACCGGGCTGCGACTGACCCCGGCCGAGCTGGGGCCGCCGGTCTGGCAGGAGACGGTCGAGTTTCCGTTCGGCGGGGTCAGGTACCGGCAGGAGCAGGAGTTCTTCCTGGTCCGGGTGCCCGCCTGGGAGGTGGACACCACGGGCTTCGACGACGTCGAGCGGGCCTGCGTCACCGGCCACCGCTGGTGGACGCCGGCCGAGCTGACGGCCACCGCCGAGCGGTACCACCCGGTGGACCTGCCGGCGGTGCTGGCCCGTGTGCTGGGAGGTGACGTGACGTGCTGA
- the rpsP gene encoding 30S ribosomal protein S16, with translation MAVKIRLLRMGKIRNPQYRIVVADSRTKRDGRAIEFVGIYQPKEDPSVIEVKSERVQYWLSVGAQPSEAVQRLLELTGDWQKFKGLPAPPPLKVAPERVNRQAAYEAEAKAAAGLTDAPAKPAKKADKPAEKADKAEKPAEAPQAAEQAGAGAGEQA, from the coding sequence GTGGCCGTAAAGATCCGGCTCCTGCGGATGGGCAAGATCCGCAACCCGCAGTACCGCATCGTCGTCGCCGACTCCCGCACCAAGCGGGACGGTCGGGCGATCGAGTTCGTCGGGATCTACCAGCCGAAGGAAGACCCTTCGGTGATCGAGGTCAAGTCGGAGCGGGTCCAGTACTGGCTGTCCGTCGGCGCGCAGCCGAGCGAGGCGGTGCAGCGTCTGCTGGAGCTGACCGGTGACTGGCAGAAGTTCAAGGGCCTGCCGGCGCCGCCGCCGCTGAAGGTCGCCCCCGAGCGGGTCAACCGTCAGGCCGCGTACGAGGCCGAGGCGAAGGCCGCCGCGGGCCTGACCGACGCCCCGGCCAAGCCGGCCAAGAAGGCCGACAAGCCCGCCGAGAAGGCCGACAAGGCCGAGAAGCCCGCCGAGGCGCCGCAGGCCGCGGAGCAGGCCGGCGCGGGCGCTGGCGAGCAGGCCTGA
- the trmD gene encoding tRNA (guanosine(37)-N1)-methyltransferase TrmD — MRVDIVSIFPEYLAPLDLSLIGRARAGGLLRLAVHDLRSWTHDVHRTVDDTPYGGGPGMVMRPEPWGAALDALAPAEAPQPRLLVPSPAGTPFSQAMAHELAAEERLLFACGRYEGIDQRVLDHAATRMPVTEVSLGDYVLFGGEVAVLVILEAVTRLLPGVLGNAGSLDEESHAHGLLEAPVYTKPPSWRGHDVPEILRSGDHGRIARWRRDEALRRTAARRPDLLAALVDDLDKRDVSALAQGGFHLPGRDVAE; from the coding sequence ATGCGCGTCGACATCGTGTCGATCTTTCCGGAGTACCTCGCGCCCCTCGACCTGTCGCTGATCGGGCGGGCCCGTGCCGGCGGGCTGCTCCGGCTGGCCGTACACGATCTGCGGAGCTGGACCCACGACGTGCACCGCACCGTCGACGACACCCCGTACGGCGGGGGGCCGGGCATGGTGATGCGGCCGGAGCCGTGGGGCGCGGCGCTCGACGCGCTGGCCCCGGCGGAGGCGCCGCAGCCCCGGCTGCTGGTTCCCTCCCCGGCCGGGACGCCGTTCAGTCAGGCGATGGCGCACGAGCTGGCGGCCGAGGAGCGGCTGCTGTTCGCCTGCGGCCGGTACGAGGGCATCGACCAGCGGGTCCTCGACCACGCCGCCACCCGGATGCCGGTGACCGAGGTGTCCCTCGGCGACTACGTGCTCTTCGGTGGCGAGGTGGCCGTGCTGGTGATCCTGGAGGCGGTCACCCGGCTGCTGCCCGGCGTGCTCGGCAACGCCGGCTCACTGGACGAGGAGTCGCACGCGCACGGTCTGCTGGAGGCGCCGGTCTACACCAAGCCGCCGAGTTGGCGCGGGCACGACGTGCCGGAGATCCTCCGCTCCGGCGACCATGGTCGGATCGCCCGCTGGCGGCGGGACGAGGCGCTGCGCCGGACCGCGGCCCGACGGCCGGACCTGCTCGCCGCGCTCGTCGACGATCTGGACAAACGGGATGTGTCGGCGCTGGCGCAGGGTGGGTTCCACCTGCCCGGCCGGGATGTGGCAGAGTAG
- a CDS encoding ribonuclease HII: MLTPPRTVVRRDGGLYALERALQRRGFRHVAGADEAGRGACAGPLVAAAVVLPEGRRGEIDELADSKLLTAAARERVYAEVVARALAYAVVVVPADEVDARGLHVCNLAAMRRALALLTTRPEYVLTDGFGVDGLDVPGLAVWKGDRVAACVAAASVLAKVTRDRIMVELDARFPEYGFAEHKGYVTAEHGAALREHGPCPEHRFSYVNVAAVSGRADSPPRARRPNPAGGHRPMERSGRSGGTVGVALGEQPRPPAPVGEDVVMEGGVR; encoded by the coding sequence GTGCTGACGCCTCCGCGTACGGTGGTGCGCCGCGACGGCGGCCTCTACGCCCTGGAACGCGCGTTGCAGCGACGGGGGTTCCGGCACGTGGCCGGCGCGGACGAGGCCGGCCGGGGGGCGTGCGCCGGGCCGCTGGTGGCCGCCGCGGTGGTGCTCCCGGAGGGACGACGCGGCGAGATCGACGAGCTGGCCGACTCCAAGCTGCTGACCGCCGCCGCCCGGGAACGGGTGTACGCGGAGGTCGTGGCGCGTGCCCTGGCGTACGCGGTGGTGGTGGTCCCCGCCGACGAGGTGGACGCGCGGGGCCTGCACGTGTGCAACCTGGCGGCGATGCGGCGGGCGCTCGCCCTGCTGACCACCCGCCCGGAGTACGTGCTCACCGACGGCTTCGGGGTCGACGGCCTGGACGTGCCGGGGCTGGCGGTGTGGAAGGGCGACCGGGTCGCGGCGTGCGTGGCCGCGGCCAGCGTGCTCGCCAAGGTCACCCGGGACCGGATCATGGTCGAGCTGGACGCCCGGTTCCCGGAGTACGGTTTCGCCGAGCACAAGGGGTACGTCACCGCCGAGCACGGCGCGGCGCTGCGGGAGCACGGCCCGTGCCCGGAGCACCGATTCTCGTACGTCAACGTGGCGGCGGTGTCGGGTCGGGCCGACAGCCCGCCCCGGGCCCGCCGGCCGAATCCGGCGGGTGGCCACCGGCCGATGGAGCGTTCGGGGCGGTCAGGGGGTACCGTCGGCGTGGCGTTGGGCGAGCAGCCTCGACCGCCGGCACCGGTGGGGGAAGATGTGGTCATGGAGGGCGGAGTGCGATGA
- the lepB gene encoding signal peptidase I, with the protein MIDEQTDKPRSSFWKELPILLGVAILVAVLVRAFVLQTFFIPSPSMENTLKIDDRVLVNKLVYDFRSPRRGEVVVFKAPTEWSGNPDGEDFIKRVIGVGGDHVVCCDEQDRLVINGRSLDEPYVFSVNGRRDKPADQEFDITVPAGRLWVMGDHRSASGDSLEHWERLQDIDQSTIPVDDVVGRAFTVFWPFDRATWLSVPEPFEAVPNP; encoded by the coding sequence GTGATAGACGAGCAGACCGACAAGCCGCGCAGCTCCTTCTGGAAGGAGCTGCCGATCCTCCTGGGTGTGGCGATCCTGGTCGCAGTGCTGGTGCGTGCCTTCGTCCTGCAGACCTTCTTCATCCCGTCGCCGTCGATGGAGAACACTCTCAAGATCGATGACCGGGTGTTGGTCAACAAGCTGGTCTACGACTTCCGCTCGCCCCGACGGGGCGAGGTGGTGGTGTTCAAGGCGCCCACCGAGTGGAGCGGCAACCCCGACGGCGAGGACTTCATCAAGCGGGTGATCGGCGTCGGCGGCGACCACGTGGTCTGCTGCGACGAGCAGGACCGTCTGGTGATCAACGGCCGGTCGCTGGACGAGCCGTACGTGTTCTCCGTCAACGGTCGCCGAGACAAGCCCGCCGACCAGGAGTTCGACATCACCGTGCCGGCCGGGCGGCTCTGGGTGATGGGCGACCACCGGTCCGCCTCCGGCGACTCGCTGGAGCACTGGGAGCGGCTCCAGGACATCGACCAGTCCACCATTCCGGTGGACGACGTGGTGGGGCGGGCGTTCACCGTCTTCTGGCCGTTCGACCGGGCCACCTGGTTGTCCGTGCCGGAGCCGTTCGAGGCCGTCCCGAACCCCTGA
- the rimM gene encoding ribosome maturation factor RimM (Essential for efficient processing of 16S rRNA), giving the protein MQLVVGRIGKPHGIRGEVTVEVRTDEPEARFAPGSVLVTEPGATPVAPSRVAPAAAGVGDQASGSAAPSSDVGVPFRVPERLTVEAARWHQGRLLVAFDGVLDRDVAEALRGTLLVVDSAEIAPPDDPEEFHDHQLVGLAVVTPDGERLGEVARIDHAPASDLLVLRRPEGRTALIPFVKAIVPEVDLAGGRVVVDPPAGLLDL; this is encoded by the coding sequence ATGCAGCTCGTTGTCGGCAGGATCGGCAAGCCGCACGGCATCCGCGGTGAGGTCACCGTGGAGGTGCGGACCGACGAGCCCGAAGCACGTTTCGCCCCGGGGTCGGTGCTGGTCACCGAGCCCGGGGCGACACCCGTCGCCCCGTCCCGGGTCGCCCCGGCGGCGGCCGGCGTCGGCGACCAGGCGTCCGGCTCCGCCGCCCCGTCGTCCGACGTCGGCGTGCCGTTCCGGGTGCCCGAGCGGCTGACCGTCGAGGCGGCCCGCTGGCACCAGGGCCGCCTGCTGGTGGCCTTCGACGGCGTGCTGGACCGCGACGTCGCCGAGGCGCTGCGCGGCACGCTGCTCGTGGTGGACAGCGCCGAGATCGCGCCGCCGGACGACCCGGAGGAGTTCCACGACCACCAGCTCGTCGGGCTCGCCGTGGTCACGCCGGACGGCGAGCGGCTGGGCGAGGTGGCCCGGATCGACCACGCCCCCGCCTCCGACCTGCTGGTGCTGCGTCGTCCCGAGGGGCGTACCGCGCTGATTCCGTTCGTGAAGGCGATCGTGCCCGAGGTCGACCTCGCCGGTGGTCGGGTCGTGGTCGATCCGCCGGCCGGCCTGCTCGACCTGTGA
- the lepB gene encoding signal peptidase I — MVQSVDEDGAADPWRRRSRRTVRQMPLWQELPLLLIVAFCLAVLIRTFLLQAFFIPSGSMEDTLLIGDRVLVNKVVYDVREPRRGEVVVFRGTDRWAPQVETSPEPGFLGKLGQTLGDLVGVSRPGEKDFIKRVIGVAGDRVACCDAQGRVTVNGVALDESYVLRDSPLELPPNGAECRSRRFDEVVVPSGQLFVLGDHRLVSQDARCQGPVPVDNVIGRAFLVVWPSARWTSLPVPETFGQLDPTSAAPAPLRPVGGTLPPLLPLAPPAITGWLLARSGRSMRVGRRRLHL, encoded by the coding sequence GTGGTGCAATCGGTGGACGAGGACGGCGCGGCCGACCCGTGGCGGCGGCGTTCCCGGCGGACCGTCCGGCAGATGCCGCTCTGGCAGGAGCTGCCGCTGCTGCTGATCGTCGCGTTCTGCCTCGCGGTCCTGATCCGTACGTTCCTGCTCCAGGCGTTCTTCATCCCGTCCGGGTCGATGGAGGACACCCTGCTCATCGGGGACCGGGTGCTGGTCAACAAGGTCGTCTACGACGTCCGGGAGCCCCGGCGCGGCGAGGTGGTGGTCTTCCGGGGCACCGACCGCTGGGCGCCGCAGGTGGAGACCAGCCCGGAGCCGGGCTTCCTGGGCAAGCTCGGTCAGACCCTGGGCGACCTGGTCGGGGTGAGCCGCCCCGGCGAGAAGGACTTCATCAAGCGGGTGATCGGCGTGGCCGGGGACCGGGTGGCCTGCTGTGACGCCCAGGGTCGGGTCACTGTCAACGGGGTCGCGCTCGACGAGTCGTACGTGCTGCGGGACTCCCCGCTGGAGCTGCCGCCCAACGGCGCGGAGTGCCGGTCCCGCCGGTTCGACGAGGTGGTCGTCCCGTCCGGCCAGCTCTTCGTGCTGGGCGACCACCGGCTGGTCTCGCAGGACGCCCGCTGTCAGGGGCCGGTGCCCGTCGACAACGTGATCGGCCGGGCCTTCCTGGTGGTCTGGCCGTCGGCGCGGTGGACGTCGCTGCCGGTGCCGGAGACCTTCGGCCAGCTCGACCCGACCTCGGCCGCCCCCGCCCCGCTCCGGCCGGTCGGCGGGACGCTGCCGCCCCTGCTGCCGCTGGCCCCGCCGGCCATCACCGGCTGGCTTCTCGCGCGTTCCGGTCGATCGATGCGCGTCGGGCGACGTAGGCTCCACTTGTGA
- a CDS encoding DUF2469 domain-containing protein: MSAEDLEKYETEMELQLYREYRDIVRQFSYVVETERRFYLANQVDLHVRNSDGEVYFEVEMHDAWVWDMYRPARFVKNVRVMTFKDVNVEELEKPDISLPADTGFGG; encoded by the coding sequence ATGAGCGCGGAAGATCTCGAGAAGTACGAGACCGAGATGGAGCTTCAGCTCTACCGGGAGTACCGCGACATTGTCCGCCAGTTCTCCTACGTGGTGGAGACTGAACGCCGGTTCTACCTGGCCAACCAGGTGGACCTGCACGTGCGCAACTCCGACGGCGAGGTCTACTTCGAGGTGGAGATGCACGACGCCTGGGTGTGGGACATGTACCGTCCCGCCCGGTTCGTCAAGAACGTGCGAGTCATGACATTCAAGGACGTAAACGTCGAAGAGTTGGAGAAGCCGGACATCTCCCTCCCGGCCGACACCGGCTTCGGCGGCTGA
- the rplS gene encoding 50S ribosomal protein L19: MNILDALDAQSKRTDLPDFRAGDTVKVHARVVEGNRSRVQIFQGVVIRRQGDGLRETFSVRKISFGVGVERTYPVNSPAIDRIEVVTRGAVRRAKLYYLRELRGKKAKIKEKREKQPS; encoded by the coding sequence ATGAACATCCTGGACGCCCTTGACGCCCAGTCGAAGCGGACCGACCTCCCCGACTTCCGTGCCGGTGACACCGTGAAGGTGCACGCGCGGGTCGTCGAGGGCAACCGGTCCCGTGTGCAGATCTTCCAGGGCGTGGTCATCCGTCGCCAGGGTGACGGTCTGCGGGAGACCTTCTCCGTCCGCAAGATCAGCTTTGGGGTCGGCGTCGAGCGGACCTACCCGGTCAACAGCCCGGCCATCGACCGGATCGAGGTCGTGACCCGCGGCGCCGTCCGGCGGGCGAAGCTCTACTACCTGCGGGAGCTGCGCGGCAAGAAGGCCAAGATCAAGGAGAAGCGCGAGAAGCAGCCGAGCTGA